One Bythopirellula goksoeyrii genomic window, TCCAGACCTGTTCCCTCACACGGTTATTGGAGAGTCCGATTATGTCCCGCCCTTCAACTGGTAAGCCCTGGCTACACGAATCTTCTGGTTATTGGTGCTCCTCGGTCGAGCGCAAACGTGTCTATCTCGACAAAGACTACAAAACCGCCTGTAGGAAACTGCGGCAGTTACGGTCTGAACGTAAAAAGGCCGAACAAGGGGCCTCTTCGGAATGGCTCACGGCACCTATCTCAGATCTGGCAGATGAGTTTCTCGACGATATCTTGGCTCGGAGGAAACCATCGACCCATACCAATTATTGTTACCAGCTCTTGAGAGCCCTCTCAATTATTGGTCCCTCAACTCCTGTCGTGGAAATAGGAAAGCTTCATTTGGCCAAAATCGAGCAGAAAATGGTAGGCCGGTACAGTCCCTCAACTATCCGAGACACGATTGCTGTAGTACAAACAGTTTATGGCTGGGCGGTGAGGCACGATTTGCTCTTTGATAATCCCTTAGTCGGTTATGAAAAACCTCGTGGGCAGGCTCGCACGCGAATAGTATCTCCTGCCGAGTTTCAAACACTACTCCGGCACAGTGATCAGAGTTTTCGCTGTATTCTCTTAGCACTCCGCTGGACCGGATGCCGACCCGTGGAGATTCGAACACTTGTGTGGGATTGGGTTGACTTAGAGGCGGGTTGTTGGATTCTCAGAGATCACAAGACGATTACTAGACAGAGGAAACCAAGACCTCGGATCATTCCCTTGCCAATCCCTATGCTAAAATTATGTAAAAGACTTTCTCAGCAGAATCCTGACCCGGATAGCTTTGTTTTTCTCAATGCTCATGGAACTCCTTATACAAAAGACACTCTATGTCGAAAGATGTCACGAGTCAGAAAACGGGCTGGCATCCAAATGAAGGCGGGAGAGCAACTCGTTCTCTACTCAGCTCGACATACCTTTGGAACGGAGGCTTCTGGCAAAGTCTCTGATATTGAACTGGCGGAGTTGATGGGACATACTGATGTGCGGACCACACAGCGTTATGTCCATATTGATACCGATCGCCTCAAGGAAATTCAACGGCGGGCCATCAATTCAATTCGGAGATAATATTCGTTTCATAAATGCATAATCAGCGGAATGGCATAACATAGAGAACGGGTTCCTCTTCTCTGTTGACTTTCACAAAGGAATAAATACAGTACGGCAAAGGGCAATTAGAAATCGACCGGTCGGCCCGTGGCACCCTGAAAGTACCCACAATCAGTACCTGCGGGCCGACCGAATCGGACGTTGTTGCTTTTCTGATTCCTCGGAGAGTTTTACTCAGCCTCATGTCTAAGTTCGGGAAAATGCCTCAGTGATGATTTACTCGTATTGCGATGGCTACGTTGGGGCGACTGTCTCCCAAGGATCGATGATTCCACTGCCCATTCCATTTCTGCTGCTTCGACATATTCATGAGGGATTCTCAGCGCCTTCCCATACTTACCCGCCGAAGGAATCTCAAAAGCGCCCAATTTGCCCGTTAAAATGAGTTGGCGCACTCGCTCTGGACTGATTCCCCACTTCTTCGCTACTTGGCCGATTGAATGACTACGGTGAGGAAGGTTGCTGCTTACCATCGATTTATTCCTTGACTTTCAGCACAGACGCTTTTCTGACTTCCTGTGTTGTTGATCCTGCACTAACTCAAAAGTGGAGGCAGGAGCACGATGTGCTCCTACCTCCGATAGCTAAGCGGCGTTCAAGACGTTTAATCTGGCAGACGCATCTGCCGTCCTTACCACAAATCCCGAGAGGTCCTCCCGTGCAATCCCTTTGGCACTGAGCCCAACAACACATCCGGTTTTGTCCAAAAACCGAGCATCGTGCTTGTCTGCTGGAATAACGTGGTATCCATTCCAACAGTCGGGAACGACTGGCCAAAACACCACCGCGACATTTCCTCCTGCCTCAAGCAACGCCTCAGCGTCGCTGTTGTTCTTTTCACTGAGTGAAAACGTCAGGTGGTAATTCGGCGGAAATGGCTGGTCGACCAATCGGCCTCTAAGGAAGTGCCACATCCTCGGTCGGAGCTTGGTGTAGTCGTAAAACTGAATGTCGTTGAATTCAGTAAACAGCTCACCATGAAGCCGCTCCCAGGGTATGTCACTCGTGCCATTGAGCCGAACGGCTGGTACTAGCCCTAAGGCCTTGGCTTCGGCGCGCAAGTAATAGAGATCAGCCCTCAAAAGGTGCATAAAGTGCTCCTGGTCTTCGAGGTACAGTGCTGATCGCCTGTCACGAGCGTTGGCCGATTGCAGCATCGTCATCCGACCTGAACTGTGCCCCAAACAAACTTTGAGGCACGACTGCGTAGCTGAGGGACAAAATACCCCCGAAGTCAGATAGAGAATCTTCGAGAGAACTCCAACTTTTCGGGACTTGTCTGTCTTGGTTGACGTACTGAGTAACTGCCGTGGGGGACCCAACTTTTCGAGAATCTCCTTTGCGGTAAAGTGGTGAAAAAACGACTGCGGATCTCCTGTGCGAAGTACCCGAAGTAGCGAACGTTTTGTTTTTCTCTCTGTCATCTATGCCTCTCTCTTTGTGCAGCAAGGTTCACCGAGGTGGGTGCTGCACATCCCTAATTCCTCGCCTTAAACCCACAGGTCTAAAGCCAGGAACCGAGAGCAAGAAGACGGATGCCTGATTAAGAAAAACGCCTAGCTAAAATAATCCTGGGGTTAAAGGGGGTTATGATTGAATGCTTAGGGAAAAACTTGAACTAATGCACGCTTGGTTGGAGTCCGTGGAGGTACTGTCCGCTTACGCTGTCGTTGCCCGTGACAAGGGGCTACGCCTTCGCATGAAGAACGGGTTCCTCTTCTCTGTGCTGGGAGAATCGCAGCTGGTTAAGGATTATTTTATTTTAGGTACTGAGTTTTATGCCGTCGTTTCAAAGGTGAGGCTTAGCCAACGAAAAATATAGTCGCTGAGGCTAGTCGCTCTGGGGATCCCTGCATGCTTGGTCTCGCCGGCTGGTTCATAGCGGGTATCACGGAGTTTGTTGGCCAAGGTCTCTACCGGGACTCCATGTTGCAGACAAAGCGACGTCAAAATACCAATAGTGTCTGCCAGCCCTGCCATGGTGCTTCCCTCTTTGGCTAACTTGAAAAACATCTCGCCCGGAGTACCGTCATCATAGAGCCCTACTATAAGATACCCTTCATGGCCTGCGATGTTAAACTTGTGGGTGATCGAATGTCTCGTTTCAGGAAGTCTTCTTCTCGCTGCAAACGTGGCCGTGGCAAGCGGCGTATCGGAGCCTGCTGTTTGACCAGGTTGTGTTTGTTCAGATGGAGTATTGTGCTTATCAGTCATCGTCTAAATGCTCCTCGGATCGGCACCTCAATCCCTGTTCGCTGGCAGACCTCTCGTGCCGCCTGGTAGAGAGATAGTCCAAAATATTCACTCGCCAGGTCCAACTGATTGCCCTTAGAGCCACATCCAAAACAGTGGTAGGCATTTTTATTCAAGTTGACTGAAAAACTGCGACTCCGCTCGGAGCTTGATTTGTGGATCGGACAGGGGCCGCGTAGCTGATCGCCGTGGCAAGTGACCTCTTGCCAATCCATGAGTTCTAAAATACGCCGCATCGGGACTTGCTCCCTTATGGCTGCGTAATCGATTAAATGAGTTGATTGTTGTGATTCAAACTGTGTCATGCCTTGACCTTATCACGCTCCTCACTGCTAAACAAAACTATCTGCCCTGAAGAAACTATTCTTTTCAACAAATCAACTGCCTTAACTGAGCCGTGGAATCAGCTGGTACCACACCGCTGACACAACCAACAAAATCCGCTGGTACTCATAATGGAGTGTTTTTCTATTGGGTCCCCCGGTCCGAATGGTGAGCCGGTTACTATGTTTTTCGCGATAAGCGTGCCCACCGGGAAACGCATAGTCAATCTTGTCACTCCCCCACAGTCCCAAGAAGTTTCCGCGATACCAGCGGTCATAGATGATCAGGTCACCACTGGCGAGCAGAATGAGCGTATCATCGACCGTCACATGGTCATCGGCGTGTTCGTCGCGGGTATCGAGCAGGGGCAACCTGCCCCACTGGATTGTTGTGGTAGCCATGGGAATTGGTGTTCCTTTCTTTTGAGAAAGTCTCTTACTTTGAATAAATGGGGCTGCACAACATTGTGCAGCCCCCCAGGGTTGTGGGGCCAGGAAAGTCCTTAAGACTCGCTGTCGTCAGGTGGAAGCTGAAGAGCGTCCGACTGCAAGGAAGTCGGCTCTTGGACGAGGCATTCCATCACCTTCGTCCACAGCTCTTTAATCTGCCTGCCTGAAGTCGCCAGCCAGACCGTATCGAGCAACTCTTCTTTTTCACGTCGAAGCAGGAGGATTCGCCTGCCAAGCTCTTGCTCAGCCAGTAATTCCTCCTCAAGGATCGCCGCACGCCTCGTTACCGCAGCAGTCACTTCGAAGGGAATACTGCGGTAAGAGTGGTCATGACTCACCTCTTCAATATCGCAGCCTCGAATCGTGGCCACCATTTGCCGTATCACTTTCACATCTTGTCGTTCAAGACGCTTCATCTCTTGCGAAATGGTGTCTCGCTGCTCCATCAGCAAATCGATCCCAAGCAACTTC contains:
- a CDS encoding CHC2 zinc finger domain-containing protein, which encodes MTQFESQQSTHLIDYAAIREQVPMRRILELMDWQEVTCHGDQLRGPCPIHKSSSERSRSFSVNLNKNAYHCFGCGSKGNQLDLASEYFGLSLYQAAREVCQRTGIEVPIRGAFRR
- a CDS encoding tyrosine-type recombinase/integrase: MSRPSTGKPWLHESSGYWCSSVERKRVYLDKDYKTACRKLRQLRSERKKAEQGASSEWLTAPISDLADEFLDDILARRKPSTHTNYCYQLLRALSIIGPSTPVVEIGKLHLAKIEQKMVGRYSPSTIRDTIAVVQTVYGWAVRHDLLFDNPLVGYEKPRGQARTRIVSPAEFQTLLRHSDQSFRCILLALRWTGCRPVEIRTLVWDWVDLEAGCWILRDHKTITRQRKPRPRIIPLPIPMLKLCKRLSQQNPDPDSFVFLNAHGTPYTKDTLCRKMSRVRKRAGIQMKAGEQLVLYSARHTFGTEASGKVSDIELAELMGHTDVRTTQRYVHIDTDRLKEIQRRAINSIRR
- a CDS encoding TSCPD domain-containing protein yields the protein MTDKHNTPSEQTQPGQTAGSDTPLATATFAARRRLPETRHSITHKFNIAGHEGYLIVGLYDDGTPGEMFFKLAKEGSTMAGLADTIGILTSLCLQHGVPVETLANKLRDTRYEPAGETKHAGIPRATSLSDYIFRWLSLTFETTA
- a CDS encoding GP88 family protein → MTERKTKRSLLRVLRTGDPQSFFHHFTAKEILEKLGPPRQLLSTSTKTDKSRKVGVLSKILYLTSGVFCPSATQSCLKVCLGHSSGRMTMLQSANARDRRSALYLEDQEHFMHLLRADLYYLRAEAKALGLVPAVRLNGTSDIPWERLHGELFTEFNDIQFYDYTKLRPRMWHFLRGRLVDQPFPPNYHLTFSLSEKNNSDAEALLEAGGNVAVVFWPVVPDCWNGYHVIPADKHDARFLDKTGCVVGLSAKGIAREDLSGFVVRTADASARLNVLNAA